The following coding sequences lie in one Apium graveolens cultivar Ventura chromosome 3, ASM990537v1, whole genome shotgun sequence genomic window:
- the LOC141711407 gene encoding transcription initiation factor TFIID subunit 4b-like isoform X6, whose product MDPSIMKLFEEDEDETMHSGADVEALTAALNRDIEGDKSVSNAAALSQGNNHNLGQLPLWQTPNHDENVNCQNQQDVNVTQHQELNSAVKALNKHASSSENQLLQTDSSKELSSVPLQQKQPQDKFLQRQQQNSNVIVQEQNRTQDPSTLSQYLRSQKMNTHQTGTTTQANNASKNGKQVPFAMLFPVIEPLLDKDKAMQLRTIYSRLKQNEISKDAFVKHMRGLVGDHMLKLAIVRLQEQDHRSSSVPPNQFASHSQVPAQQQQIKMPAVAAKSHSFVQLNQKGLNSPVDPSGPSSAAQTFSDSSNMAMDSNAHVLRDIKQERERPFPIQGLNKQQQHIQFPPSFPPYGTTGSNYHQYGGGNIHSSAQSLKQQSQNMQARHVTARPGAGTVQSMGLPKYEKQNSVTEPMRLQGGKFSHSANLSKVLQNSVHRQSSLNQEQSNNGLISGHYVKQEQTDQANEQQKPRLSSSQGISSAQFEQGNASRNLGDTSITMQQSRMGFSTSTDIIPCNGSISSSRTQLDSSSSLSSATPSVGPGNIAKTPMKRANIGLEKTSESPGVEPLQQNKKQKVSHSDQSIEQLNDVTAVSGVNLREEEEQLFSGPKEDSRVSEASRRVVQEEEEKLIFQIFPLQKKMAEIMRKWGLKNIGNDVERCLSLSLEERLRALISNLLRLSKQRADMEKPRHRTIVTSDVRQQIIAINRKAREEWNKKQGDSEKSQGVIDTEGNTRVEGDKEKDYTHARPLKVFMLID is encoded by the exons ATGGACCCTTCTATCATGAAGCTCTTTGAAGAAGATGAG GATGAAACAATGCATTCTGGGGCTGATGTTGAAGCTTTAACAGCTGCCCTTAATCGCGATATCGAAGGCGATAAGTCTGTATCGAATGCTG cagctttatctcAAGGAAACAACCATAATTTGGGCCAGTTGCCGCTGTGGCAAACTCCCAACCATGATGAAAATGTCAATTGCCAAAATCAGCAGGATGTGAATGTTACCCAGCATCAAGAGCTAAATTCAGCTGTAAAAGCACTCAATAAGCATGCTTCTAGTTCAGAAAACCAGCTACTACAAACTGACTCCTCAAAGGAATTGAGTTCCGTTCCCTTGCAACAGAAACAGCCTCAAGATAAATTTTTACAACGGCAGCAGCAAAATAGTAATGTTATTGTTCAAGAACAAAATAGAACACAAGATCCAAGTACCTTATCTCAGTACCTGCGGTCGCAAAAGATGAATACTCATCAAACTGGGACAACAACACAGGCGAATAATGCCTCAAAAAATGGAAAACAAGTACCATTTGCAATGTTGTTTCCAGTTATAGAACCATTACTCGATAAAGACAAAGCCATGCAACTCAGAACTATCTATAGTAGACTAAAA CAAAATGAAATCTCCAAAGATGCATTTGTTAAGCACATGAGAGGTCTTGTGGGAGATCACATGCTCAAGCTTGCAATAGTAAGGTTGCAGGAACAG GATCATCGCAGCTCATCAGTTCCTCCCAACCAATTTGCATCACACTCTCAGGTTCCAGCTCAACAACAGCAAATAAAAATGCCAGCTGTTGCTGCCAAATCTCATTCATTCGTACAACTTAATCAAAAGGGTCTCAACTCTCCAGTAGACCCATCTGGTCCCTCTTCTGCCGCACAAACGTTCAGTGATTCAAGTAACATGGCAATGGATAGTAATGCACATGTATTGCGTGATATTAAGCAAGAAAGGGAGCGCCCCTTTCCAATACAGGGACTTAATAAGCAGCAGCAACATATACAATTTCCTCCATCTTTTCCACCTTATGGAACCACAGGCAGTAACTATCACCAATATGGCGGAGGAAATATACATAGCTCAGCTCAATCTCTGAAACAACAGTCTCAAAATATGCAGGCAAGGCATGTTACGGCTCGTCCAGGCGCTGGAACGGTTCAATCCATGGGTTTGCCCAAGTATGagaagcagaattctgttacTGAACCCATGAGACTGCAGGGTGGTAAATTTTCTCACTCAGCAAATCTTTCAAAAGTGCTACAGAATTCAGTTCATAGACAATCATCGCTTAATCAAGAGCAGAGTAATAATGGTTTAATTTCAGGACATTATGTGAAACAAGAGCAAACTGATCAGGCAAATGAGCAACAGAAACCTCGTTTGTCTTCCTCGCAAGGGATATCCTCTGCACAGTTCGAACAAGGAAATGCTTCTAGGAACTTGGGTGATACATCCATTACTATGCAGCAATCTAGGATGGGGTTCTCTACATCGACAGATATCATTCCGTGCAATGGAAGTATATCATCTAGTAGAACTCAGCTGGACTCTAGTAGCTCG TTATCGTCTGCTACCCCTTCAGTTGGTCCCGGAAATATTGCCAAAACACCAATGAAGAGGGCTAACATTGGCCTGGAAAAAACATCAGAGTCGCCTGGCGTGGAACCCTTGCAACAGAA TAAAAAGCAAAAAGTTTCTCATTCTGATCAAAGTATAGAGCAACTTAATGATGTTACTGCTGTCAGCGGAGTAAATTTGCGG GAAGAGGAAGAACAATTATTTTCTGGGCCCAAGGAAGACAGTAGAGTCTCAGAAGCATCACGTAGGGTTgtgcaagaagaagaagaaaagttAATTTTTCAAATATTTCCACTTCAGAAAAAAATGGCTGAAATCA TGAGAAAATGGGGCCTAAAGAATATAGGCAATGACGTGGAACGATGCCTGTCACTG AGTTTGGAGGAACGTTTGCGTGCACTGAtaagtaatttgctcaggctgTCTAAACAG CGGGCTGATATGGAGAAGCCAAGACATCGAACTATTGTCACCTCGGATGTACGCCAACAAATCATAGCAATAAACCGTAAAGCAAGGGAAGAATGGAATAAAAAACAAGGCGACTCAGAAAAAAGTCAGGGTGTAATTGAT ACAGAAGGTAATACTAGGGTTGAAGGAGACAAGGAGAAGGATTATACTCATGCAAGACCGCTCAAGGTTTTTATGCTTATTGACTGA
- the LOC141711407 gene encoding transcription initiation factor TFIID subunit 4b-like isoform X2, with protein sequence MDPSIMKLFEEDEDETMHSGADVEALTAALNRDIEGDKSVSNAALSQGNNHNLGQLPLWQTPNHDENVNCQNQQDVNVTQHQELNSAVKALNKHASSSENQLLQTDSSKELSSVPLQQKQPQDKFLQRQQQNSNVIVQEQNRTQDPSTLSQYLRSQKMNTHQTGTTTQANNASKNGKQVPFAMLFPVIEPLLDKDKAMQLRTIYSRLKQNEISKDAFVKHMRGLVGDHMLKLAIVRLQEQDHRSSSVPPNQFASHSQVPAQQQQIKMPAVAAKSHSFVQLNQKGLNSPVDPSGPSSAAQTFSDSSNMAMDSNAHVLRDIKQERERPFPIQGLNKQQQHIQFPPSFPPYGTTGSNYHQYGGGNIHSSAQSLKQQSQNMQARHVTARPGAGTVQSMGLPKYEKQNSVTEPMRLQGGKFSHSANLSKVLQNSVHRQSSLNQEQSNNGLISGHYVKQEQTDQANEQQKPRLSSSQGISSAQFEQGNASRNLGDTSITMQQSRMGFSTSTDIIPCNGSISSSRTQLDSSSSLSSATPSVGPGNIAKTPMKRANIGLEKTSESPGVEPLQQNKKQKVSHSDQSIEQLNDVTAVSGVNLREEEEQLFSGPKEDSRVSEASRRVVQEEEEKLIFQIFPLQKKMAEIMRKWGLKNIGNDVERCLSLSLEERLRALISNLLRLSKQRADMEKPRHRTIVTSDVRQQIIAINRKAREEWNKKQGDSEKSQGVIDTEGNTRVEGDKEKDYTHARPLKANKEDDDKMRTTAANVAARAAVGGDDKMSKWQLMAEARQKRGGVDSALSSYPGKEVNRKLVSTPVKTARDKQDSEKRSRATTLATSGVIRKYGKTQAMSQPGVPHNISVKDVIAVLEREPQTSKSMLIHRLYEKVHTDAICN encoded by the exons ATGGACCCTTCTATCATGAAGCTCTTTGAAGAAGATGAG GATGAAACAATGCATTCTGGGGCTGATGTTGAAGCTTTAACAGCTGCCCTTAATCGCGATATCGAAGGCGATAAGTCTGTATCGAATGCTG ctttatctcAAGGAAACAACCATAATTTGGGCCAGTTGCCGCTGTGGCAAACTCCCAACCATGATGAAAATGTCAATTGCCAAAATCAGCAGGATGTGAATGTTACCCAGCATCAAGAGCTAAATTCAGCTGTAAAAGCACTCAATAAGCATGCTTCTAGTTCAGAAAACCAGCTACTACAAACTGACTCCTCAAAGGAATTGAGTTCCGTTCCCTTGCAACAGAAACAGCCTCAAGATAAATTTTTACAACGGCAGCAGCAAAATAGTAATGTTATTGTTCAAGAACAAAATAGAACACAAGATCCAAGTACCTTATCTCAGTACCTGCGGTCGCAAAAGATGAATACTCATCAAACTGGGACAACAACACAGGCGAATAATGCCTCAAAAAATGGAAAACAAGTACCATTTGCAATGTTGTTTCCAGTTATAGAACCATTACTCGATAAAGACAAAGCCATGCAACTCAGAACTATCTATAGTAGACTAAAA CAAAATGAAATCTCCAAAGATGCATTTGTTAAGCACATGAGAGGTCTTGTGGGAGATCACATGCTCAAGCTTGCAATAGTAAGGTTGCAGGAACAG GATCATCGCAGCTCATCAGTTCCTCCCAACCAATTTGCATCACACTCTCAGGTTCCAGCTCAACAACAGCAAATAAAAATGCCAGCTGTTGCTGCCAAATCTCATTCATTCGTACAACTTAATCAAAAGGGTCTCAACTCTCCAGTAGACCCATCTGGTCCCTCTTCTGCCGCACAAACGTTCAGTGATTCAAGTAACATGGCAATGGATAGTAATGCACATGTATTGCGTGATATTAAGCAAGAAAGGGAGCGCCCCTTTCCAATACAGGGACTTAATAAGCAGCAGCAACATATACAATTTCCTCCATCTTTTCCACCTTATGGAACCACAGGCAGTAACTATCACCAATATGGCGGAGGAAATATACATAGCTCAGCTCAATCTCTGAAACAACAGTCTCAAAATATGCAGGCAAGGCATGTTACGGCTCGTCCAGGCGCTGGAACGGTTCAATCCATGGGTTTGCCCAAGTATGagaagcagaattctgttacTGAACCCATGAGACTGCAGGGTGGTAAATTTTCTCACTCAGCAAATCTTTCAAAAGTGCTACAGAATTCAGTTCATAGACAATCATCGCTTAATCAAGAGCAGAGTAATAATGGTTTAATTTCAGGACATTATGTGAAACAAGAGCAAACTGATCAGGCAAATGAGCAACAGAAACCTCGTTTGTCTTCCTCGCAAGGGATATCCTCTGCACAGTTCGAACAAGGAAATGCTTCTAGGAACTTGGGTGATACATCCATTACTATGCAGCAATCTAGGATGGGGTTCTCTACATCGACAGATATCATTCCGTGCAATGGAAGTATATCATCTAGTAGAACTCAGCTGGACTCTAGTAGCTCG TTATCGTCTGCTACCCCTTCAGTTGGTCCCGGAAATATTGCCAAAACACCAATGAAGAGGGCTAACATTGGCCTGGAAAAAACATCAGAGTCGCCTGGCGTGGAACCCTTGCAACAGAA TAAAAAGCAAAAAGTTTCTCATTCTGATCAAAGTATAGAGCAACTTAATGATGTTACTGCTGTCAGCGGAGTAAATTTGCGG GAAGAGGAAGAACAATTATTTTCTGGGCCCAAGGAAGACAGTAGAGTCTCAGAAGCATCACGTAGGGTTgtgcaagaagaagaagaaaagttAATTTTTCAAATATTTCCACTTCAGAAAAAAATGGCTGAAATCA TGAGAAAATGGGGCCTAAAGAATATAGGCAATGACGTGGAACGATGCCTGTCACTG AGTTTGGAGGAACGTTTGCGTGCACTGAtaagtaatttgctcaggctgTCTAAACAG CGGGCTGATATGGAGAAGCCAAGACATCGAACTATTGTCACCTCGGATGTACGCCAACAAATCATAGCAATAAACCGTAAAGCAAGGGAAGAATGGAATAAAAAACAAGGCGACTCAGAAAAAAGTCAGGGTGTAATTGAT ACAGAAGGTAATACTAGGGTTGAAGGAGACAAGGAGAAGGATTATACTCATGCAAGACCGCTCAAG GCCAACAAGGAGGATGATGATAAGATGCGAACAACAGCTGCAAATGTTGCTGCGCGAGCTGCTGTAGGAGGAGATGACAAGATGTCAAAGTGGCAATTAATGGCTGAAGCCCGGCAGAAACGTGGAGGGGTTGATTCTGCTTTATCGTCTTATCCAGGTAAAGAAGTGAACCGCAAGCTTGTATCTACCCCTGTCAAAACTGCAAGGGACAAGCAAGATAGTGAGAAAAGGAGTCGAGCAACTACTCTTGCCACATCCG GAGTGATAAGGAAATATGGGAAGACTCAAGCCATGTCTCAACCAGGCGTTCCACATAATATCTCTGTCAAGGATGTTATTGCTGTCCTAGAAAGGGAGCCCCAGACATCCAAGTCAATGTTAATCCATCGGTTGTACGAAAAGGTGCACACAGATGCTATATGTAATTAG
- the LOC141711407 gene encoding transcription initiation factor TFIID subunit 4b-like isoform X5 — protein sequence MDPSIMKLFEEDEDETMHSGADVEALTAALNRDIEGDKSVSNAAALSQGNNHNLGQLPLWQTPNHDENVNCQNQQDVNVTQHQELNSAVKALNKHASSSENQLLQTDSSKELSSVPLQQKQPQDKFLQRQQQNSNVIVQEQNRTQDPSTLSQYLRSQKMNTHQTGTTTQANNASKNGKQVPFAMLFPVIEPLLDKDKAMQLRTIYSRLKQNEISKDAFVKHMRGLVGDHMLKLAIVRLQEQDHRSSSVPPNQFASHSQVPAQQQQIKMPAVAAKSHSFVQLNQKGLNSPVDPSGPSSAAQTFSDSSNMAMDSNAHVLRDIKQERERPFPIQGLNKQQQHIQFPPSFPPYGTTGSNYHQYGGGNIHSSAQSLKQQSQNMQARHVTARPGAGTVQSMGLPKYEKQNSVTEPMRLQGGKFSHSANLSKVLQNSVHRQSSLNQEQSNNGLISGHYVKQEQTDQANEQQKPRLSSSQGISSAQFEQGNASRNLGDTSITMQQSRMGFSTSTDIIPCNGSISSSRTQLDSSSSEEEEQLFSGPKEDSRVSEASRRVVQEEEEKLIFQIFPLQKKMAEIMRKWGLKNIGNDVERCLSLSLEERLRALISNLLRLSKQRADMEKPRHRTIVTSDVRQQIIAINRKAREEWNKKQGDSEKSQGVIDTEGNTRVEGDKEKDYTHARPLKANKEDDDKMRTTAANVAARAAVGGDDKMSKWQLMAEARQKRGGVDSALSSYPGKEVNRKLVSTPVKTARDKQDSEKRSRATTLATSGVIRKYGKTQAMSQPGVPHNISVKDVIAVLEREPQTSKSMLIHRLYEKVHTDAICN from the exons ATGGACCCTTCTATCATGAAGCTCTTTGAAGAAGATGAG GATGAAACAATGCATTCTGGGGCTGATGTTGAAGCTTTAACAGCTGCCCTTAATCGCGATATCGAAGGCGATAAGTCTGTATCGAATGCTG cagctttatctcAAGGAAACAACCATAATTTGGGCCAGTTGCCGCTGTGGCAAACTCCCAACCATGATGAAAATGTCAATTGCCAAAATCAGCAGGATGTGAATGTTACCCAGCATCAAGAGCTAAATTCAGCTGTAAAAGCACTCAATAAGCATGCTTCTAGTTCAGAAAACCAGCTACTACAAACTGACTCCTCAAAGGAATTGAGTTCCGTTCCCTTGCAACAGAAACAGCCTCAAGATAAATTTTTACAACGGCAGCAGCAAAATAGTAATGTTATTGTTCAAGAACAAAATAGAACACAAGATCCAAGTACCTTATCTCAGTACCTGCGGTCGCAAAAGATGAATACTCATCAAACTGGGACAACAACACAGGCGAATAATGCCTCAAAAAATGGAAAACAAGTACCATTTGCAATGTTGTTTCCAGTTATAGAACCATTACTCGATAAAGACAAAGCCATGCAACTCAGAACTATCTATAGTAGACTAAAA CAAAATGAAATCTCCAAAGATGCATTTGTTAAGCACATGAGAGGTCTTGTGGGAGATCACATGCTCAAGCTTGCAATAGTAAGGTTGCAGGAACAG GATCATCGCAGCTCATCAGTTCCTCCCAACCAATTTGCATCACACTCTCAGGTTCCAGCTCAACAACAGCAAATAAAAATGCCAGCTGTTGCTGCCAAATCTCATTCATTCGTACAACTTAATCAAAAGGGTCTCAACTCTCCAGTAGACCCATCTGGTCCCTCTTCTGCCGCACAAACGTTCAGTGATTCAAGTAACATGGCAATGGATAGTAATGCACATGTATTGCGTGATATTAAGCAAGAAAGGGAGCGCCCCTTTCCAATACAGGGACTTAATAAGCAGCAGCAACATATACAATTTCCTCCATCTTTTCCACCTTATGGAACCACAGGCAGTAACTATCACCAATATGGCGGAGGAAATATACATAGCTCAGCTCAATCTCTGAAACAACAGTCTCAAAATATGCAGGCAAGGCATGTTACGGCTCGTCCAGGCGCTGGAACGGTTCAATCCATGGGTTTGCCCAAGTATGagaagcagaattctgttacTGAACCCATGAGACTGCAGGGTGGTAAATTTTCTCACTCAGCAAATCTTTCAAAAGTGCTACAGAATTCAGTTCATAGACAATCATCGCTTAATCAAGAGCAGAGTAATAATGGTTTAATTTCAGGACATTATGTGAAACAAGAGCAAACTGATCAGGCAAATGAGCAACAGAAACCTCGTTTGTCTTCCTCGCAAGGGATATCCTCTGCACAGTTCGAACAAGGAAATGCTTCTAGGAACTTGGGTGATACATCCATTACTATGCAGCAATCTAGGATGGGGTTCTCTACATCGACAGATATCATTCCGTGCAATGGAAGTATATCATCTAGTAGAACTCAGCTGGACTCTAGTAGCTCG GAAGAGGAAGAACAATTATTTTCTGGGCCCAAGGAAGACAGTAGAGTCTCAGAAGCATCACGTAGGGTTgtgcaagaagaagaagaaaagttAATTTTTCAAATATTTCCACTTCAGAAAAAAATGGCTGAAATCA TGAGAAAATGGGGCCTAAAGAATATAGGCAATGACGTGGAACGATGCCTGTCACTG AGTTTGGAGGAACGTTTGCGTGCACTGAtaagtaatttgctcaggctgTCTAAACAG CGGGCTGATATGGAGAAGCCAAGACATCGAACTATTGTCACCTCGGATGTACGCCAACAAATCATAGCAATAAACCGTAAAGCAAGGGAAGAATGGAATAAAAAACAAGGCGACTCAGAAAAAAGTCAGGGTGTAATTGAT ACAGAAGGTAATACTAGGGTTGAAGGAGACAAGGAGAAGGATTATACTCATGCAAGACCGCTCAAG GCCAACAAGGAGGATGATGATAAGATGCGAACAACAGCTGCAAATGTTGCTGCGCGAGCTGCTGTAGGAGGAGATGACAAGATGTCAAAGTGGCAATTAATGGCTGAAGCCCGGCAGAAACGTGGAGGGGTTGATTCTGCTTTATCGTCTTATCCAGGTAAAGAAGTGAACCGCAAGCTTGTATCTACCCCTGTCAAAACTGCAAGGGACAAGCAAGATAGTGAGAAAAGGAGTCGAGCAACTACTCTTGCCACATCCG GAGTGATAAGGAAATATGGGAAGACTCAAGCCATGTCTCAACCAGGCGTTCCACATAATATCTCTGTCAAGGATGTTATTGCTGTCCTAGAAAGGGAGCCCCAGACATCCAAGTCAATGTTAATCCATCGGTTGTACGAAAAGGTGCACACAGATGCTATATGTAATTAG
- the LOC141711407 gene encoding transcription initiation factor TFIID subunit 4b-like isoform X1, translating to MDPSIMKLFEEDEDETMHSGADVEALTAALNRDIEGDKSVSNAAALSQGNNHNLGQLPLWQTPNHDENVNCQNQQDVNVTQHQELNSAVKALNKHASSSENQLLQTDSSKELSSVPLQQKQPQDKFLQRQQQNSNVIVQEQNRTQDPSTLSQYLRSQKMNTHQTGTTTQANNASKNGKQVPFAMLFPVIEPLLDKDKAMQLRTIYSRLKQNEISKDAFVKHMRGLVGDHMLKLAIVRLQEQDHRSSSVPPNQFASHSQVPAQQQQIKMPAVAAKSHSFVQLNQKGLNSPVDPSGPSSAAQTFSDSSNMAMDSNAHVLRDIKQERERPFPIQGLNKQQQHIQFPPSFPPYGTTGSNYHQYGGGNIHSSAQSLKQQSQNMQARHVTARPGAGTVQSMGLPKYEKQNSVTEPMRLQGGKFSHSANLSKVLQNSVHRQSSLNQEQSNNGLISGHYVKQEQTDQANEQQKPRLSSSQGISSAQFEQGNASRNLGDTSITMQQSRMGFSTSTDIIPCNGSISSSRTQLDSSSSLSSATPSVGPGNIAKTPMKRANIGLEKTSESPGVEPLQQNKKQKVSHSDQSIEQLNDVTAVSGVNLREEEEQLFSGPKEDSRVSEASRRVVQEEEEKLIFQIFPLQKKMAEIMRKWGLKNIGNDVERCLSLSLEERLRALISNLLRLSKQRADMEKPRHRTIVTSDVRQQIIAINRKAREEWNKKQGDSEKSQGVIDTEGNTRVEGDKEKDYTHARPLKANKEDDDKMRTTAANVAARAAVGGDDKMSKWQLMAEARQKRGGVDSALSSYPGKEVNRKLVSTPVKTARDKQDSEKRSRATTLATSGVIRKYGKTQAMSQPGVPHNISVKDVIAVLEREPQTSKSMLIHRLYEKVHTDAICN from the exons ATGGACCCTTCTATCATGAAGCTCTTTGAAGAAGATGAG GATGAAACAATGCATTCTGGGGCTGATGTTGAAGCTTTAACAGCTGCCCTTAATCGCGATATCGAAGGCGATAAGTCTGTATCGAATGCTG cagctttatctcAAGGAAACAACCATAATTTGGGCCAGTTGCCGCTGTGGCAAACTCCCAACCATGATGAAAATGTCAATTGCCAAAATCAGCAGGATGTGAATGTTACCCAGCATCAAGAGCTAAATTCAGCTGTAAAAGCACTCAATAAGCATGCTTCTAGTTCAGAAAACCAGCTACTACAAACTGACTCCTCAAAGGAATTGAGTTCCGTTCCCTTGCAACAGAAACAGCCTCAAGATAAATTTTTACAACGGCAGCAGCAAAATAGTAATGTTATTGTTCAAGAACAAAATAGAACACAAGATCCAAGTACCTTATCTCAGTACCTGCGGTCGCAAAAGATGAATACTCATCAAACTGGGACAACAACACAGGCGAATAATGCCTCAAAAAATGGAAAACAAGTACCATTTGCAATGTTGTTTCCAGTTATAGAACCATTACTCGATAAAGACAAAGCCATGCAACTCAGAACTATCTATAGTAGACTAAAA CAAAATGAAATCTCCAAAGATGCATTTGTTAAGCACATGAGAGGTCTTGTGGGAGATCACATGCTCAAGCTTGCAATAGTAAGGTTGCAGGAACAG GATCATCGCAGCTCATCAGTTCCTCCCAACCAATTTGCATCACACTCTCAGGTTCCAGCTCAACAACAGCAAATAAAAATGCCAGCTGTTGCTGCCAAATCTCATTCATTCGTACAACTTAATCAAAAGGGTCTCAACTCTCCAGTAGACCCATCTGGTCCCTCTTCTGCCGCACAAACGTTCAGTGATTCAAGTAACATGGCAATGGATAGTAATGCACATGTATTGCGTGATATTAAGCAAGAAAGGGAGCGCCCCTTTCCAATACAGGGACTTAATAAGCAGCAGCAACATATACAATTTCCTCCATCTTTTCCACCTTATGGAACCACAGGCAGTAACTATCACCAATATGGCGGAGGAAATATACATAGCTCAGCTCAATCTCTGAAACAACAGTCTCAAAATATGCAGGCAAGGCATGTTACGGCTCGTCCAGGCGCTGGAACGGTTCAATCCATGGGTTTGCCCAAGTATGagaagcagaattctgttacTGAACCCATGAGACTGCAGGGTGGTAAATTTTCTCACTCAGCAAATCTTTCAAAAGTGCTACAGAATTCAGTTCATAGACAATCATCGCTTAATCAAGAGCAGAGTAATAATGGTTTAATTTCAGGACATTATGTGAAACAAGAGCAAACTGATCAGGCAAATGAGCAACAGAAACCTCGTTTGTCTTCCTCGCAAGGGATATCCTCTGCACAGTTCGAACAAGGAAATGCTTCTAGGAACTTGGGTGATACATCCATTACTATGCAGCAATCTAGGATGGGGTTCTCTACATCGACAGATATCATTCCGTGCAATGGAAGTATATCATCTAGTAGAACTCAGCTGGACTCTAGTAGCTCG TTATCGTCTGCTACCCCTTCAGTTGGTCCCGGAAATATTGCCAAAACACCAATGAAGAGGGCTAACATTGGCCTGGAAAAAACATCAGAGTCGCCTGGCGTGGAACCCTTGCAACAGAA TAAAAAGCAAAAAGTTTCTCATTCTGATCAAAGTATAGAGCAACTTAATGATGTTACTGCTGTCAGCGGAGTAAATTTGCGG GAAGAGGAAGAACAATTATTTTCTGGGCCCAAGGAAGACAGTAGAGTCTCAGAAGCATCACGTAGGGTTgtgcaagaagaagaagaaaagttAATTTTTCAAATATTTCCACTTCAGAAAAAAATGGCTGAAATCA TGAGAAAATGGGGCCTAAAGAATATAGGCAATGACGTGGAACGATGCCTGTCACTG AGTTTGGAGGAACGTTTGCGTGCACTGAtaagtaatttgctcaggctgTCTAAACAG CGGGCTGATATGGAGAAGCCAAGACATCGAACTATTGTCACCTCGGATGTACGCCAACAAATCATAGCAATAAACCGTAAAGCAAGGGAAGAATGGAATAAAAAACAAGGCGACTCAGAAAAAAGTCAGGGTGTAATTGAT ACAGAAGGTAATACTAGGGTTGAAGGAGACAAGGAGAAGGATTATACTCATGCAAGACCGCTCAAG GCCAACAAGGAGGATGATGATAAGATGCGAACAACAGCTGCAAATGTTGCTGCGCGAGCTGCTGTAGGAGGAGATGACAAGATGTCAAAGTGGCAATTAATGGCTGAAGCCCGGCAGAAACGTGGAGGGGTTGATTCTGCTTTATCGTCTTATCCAGGTAAAGAAGTGAACCGCAAGCTTGTATCTACCCCTGTCAAAACTGCAAGGGACAAGCAAGATAGTGAGAAAAGGAGTCGAGCAACTACTCTTGCCACATCCG GAGTGATAAGGAAATATGGGAAGACTCAAGCCATGTCTCAACCAGGCGTTCCACATAATATCTCTGTCAAGGATGTTATTGCTGTCCTAGAAAGGGAGCCCCAGACATCCAAGTCAATGTTAATCCATCGGTTGTACGAAAAGGTGCACACAGATGCTATATGTAATTAG